Genomic window (Phragmites australis chromosome 5, lpPhrAust1.1, whole genome shotgun sequence):
ACGATGCGGAAGTAGGATAAAGAACGGCTGGATTTGTAGGGATGTGTGTCTGAATTTGTAGGGATTTATATCATCTAGCTAGTGTTTAGCTGCTGCTGTGTAGACAGTGTCCTTCCATTTGCAATGCTTTTGAATCTGATGTGATCTGCGAGGTATTTTGTACCGGCATGcctctgtgattttttttttctcttatgtgaTTATATGTGTTTGCTATACAAAACTGATAAAATTGTCACGAGAAGtacatattttatattttttttacatataggACCGTGTTGATGTCAAAAAAAGTTTCAGTAATGTTAATCAGACAGTCTCTTCAGCTCTGAGTAAAACGCAGTGGTCTTATGGTCAAAGCTCTACGCTTTGATCTATATAACTGTTTTATCATTTTGACGCGTATACCAAAAACCTTAGTACAATAAAATACTCTGTTTGACTTTTCGGCTAAATTTGCTCAAAGGAACAGCTTTCTAATACATGATCGGAGTGAAGAGTAATCATGACACGCTGGATCGCGCACACATTTGTAAGGTGGACGAAGAAGGCGTAGAAACCACCGACAATACACACGCGCCATATGTTTCCTTACGCACGAGCCGGATGACTGCCTGCTGTCGCGTCCCGGTGGACGAAGAAGGCGTAGAAACCTCCGATCACCGTGGAGCCTGCCAAAGCCCAAACCATAATAGCAAGTGCAAGCGGCATGACGGCGGCCACCTTCAGGGAGAACATCACCGTGAGCAGCGCGGTCAGCACCCGCACGGATGCCTTCACGCAGCGCACGCGCCAGGAGTTGGGGTCATGCACTGGCCCAAACAACTGCAGGCAGTAGAAGAGCAGAAGCAGGTCGAGGTAGGAGAAGGCTACGAAGGCGATGGCCCACGGATCACCCTGCGAACTGTAGATGGCCATGGCTGTGTTTAAGGTGAGGAACCAGAAACCCATCATGGTGAGCCACGTGAAACCGCCGTCGTGAGGAGGGGTCGCCACCCCCCGCCACGCGCGGCCTCCCTCCAAGTCCCCGTCGGCAGCGGGCATGCCTGCGTGGGgagacaaaagaaaagagagcagAAGAGAAAGGACGCTGGATGCGCGAGCGGAAGCCTATTAGCCTAGAGAGCTCGTTGGATAAATTTCTGAATTCCGAGCAGGCCGGGCCGGGATATTTATAGCTGAAGTGCTTAACATGAGTGCCTTCCATGGCGTTCTCCAACCGATACGCTTCTTGCTCGCTAGCAACAATTGTGACGATTCCGACGAAAACAACGGCTCAACCGAACTCGGTAACCGACGGTAACGAAATCAGTCGTTTTGGGGCATTACTATTCGCTCCACCTCGCTTGCCATATCTAACGAGCGGGAGAGGCCTATCATCTCCTGTTTGCTGCGGAAGGAAGGAGATGATGACATATGGGCCTCGTTCAAGTTTGCTGCTAAGGAATGAGACGATGACACGTGAGCCCGTTGATAGTTATAATTTTCTTTCGCATCTTCTTTATTCAAATTAGTGATTactgttactctaaaaattctaaaaaaaattacgtgtttcataatctatgCGAAACTCATTTTattggattcatccaaaaatcctatgtagaatttaaactaaaattcttaaaaaaagactacttttataacttctaataattgttagggtctcaaataaatttccaaaaatctagaaaatttcactaatattcttcttatgtaatggactaatttttaaaaaaaattagtcctaggttatatggtgaaaaagtgagtttctttgtaatgctacATTTATGtgttttatcattttatgtgatattcttcttctaattcaatttgaatttaatcaaaatttaaccatatacaaaatttagccgTTGAAAATATAgttgttgcaaatattttttagttataGGGTACTAATAAAATGTAGGTGAGTGGAATTTAGGGAGTGAAATTTAGTGAGTTGGTTGAAGCGCGTAGAGAAATAGAGATGGAATATTTTGAAGAGGCTCTCTGTATGAATATATAGAGAATCAGTTAGAGATGCTGTGATGTCCTGTTTCGTGATTTGCGATTCACTTCTCGAGGCTTGTGTTGCAGTAAGCTTGGCTTCAGAGCTAGGCCGGTCAAAGTGTTTTGGGCAAAAGAGTGCGATTGAGACCCCAAAATACAAaatgtagagtgtaaatctgTTTATACAATAATGCTCACACATTTGTAAGGTGGACGACTGCTCGCGCACAACAGATAATACACACGCTGTTGGATATGAAATTGAATGCTCACTCGGTCGCTGGTTACTGTTTAGGGTGATTTCGGATGTACGTTGAACAGCAGCTTCAGCAAGCGAGTTCAGAATAGAGTGCACACAACAATTTTTTTCGGGGTTCAGGAACTAATCCTCACTTTTTTTAGCTTTTCTATTTATTAGGCCCATAGACACTGACACGGCGCACATCCTGACCGATTCTAGTGTCCATCATCAAAACGACGCCATGATCCTCTATCCTCGGTCAAAGCTAACTGAACTCACATGCTAACTGAATAAACTCACCAAAAACTGACTGAACGAAACCCGAGTCTGTTAGTCCAATGCACGCATACATACAACTCCACACCATTTCACCCCCTTAATCATGTCAT
Coding sequences:
- the LOC133917415 gene encoding uncharacterized protein LOC133917415, translated to MPAADGDLEGGRAWRGVATPPHDGGFTWLTMMGFWFLTLNTAMAIYSSQGDPWAIAFVAFSYLDLLLLFYCLQLFGPVHDPNSWRVRCVKASVRVLTALLTVMFSLKVAAVMPLALAIMVWALAGSTVIGGFYAFFVHRDATAGSHPARA